The Lonchura striata isolate bLonStr1 chromosome 8, bLonStr1.mat, whole genome shotgun sequence genomic interval TTTCAAGCCCTTTATTTCCTGAGGCTCTTTGaccctttttttcctgaggatCTTCAACCCTTTTTTTCTTGGGAGCCTTcagctcctttttttcctgggagCCTTCAAATCTCTTTTTTCCTGAGGATCTTcaacccttttttttcctgaggatcTTCAACCCTTTTCTTCCTGGGAGCCTTCAGATCCTTTTAGTTCCTGAGGCTCTTCAAGCCCTTTTTCTCCTGAGGATCTTCAaccctttttttcctgggagCCTTCAGAtccctttttttcctaaggctcttcatccctttttttcctccaaggcTCTTCAAGCCTCTTTTTCTCCTGAGGCTCTTCAGatccctttttttcctgggagCCTTCAGAtccctttttttcctaaggctcttcatccctttttttcctccaaggcTCTTCAAGCCCCTTTTTCTCCTGAGGCTCTTCAGatccctttttttcctgggaaCCTTCAGatcccttttttccctgaacCTCTTCAAGCCCTTTTCCCTGAGGGTCTTTCACCCTTTTCCATGAGTGCCTATAAACCTTTTCCGAGTCTCCCTCACCCTGAACCCCTCATTCCCCGCTTCCCCCTCATCCCTAAGCTCCTCAAGGCCGGTGATTTATTCAGGTTTTTTACAACAACTAACACACCTCTACCTTTAACTACCAATATCTAATTTGGCATTTACTCAAGCTGGGGTGACCGCTGTTGCTTTCCTCCCCAGCACGAAGCCGGAGGATGCGGCGGCCGCCTCGGCCGCGGCCGGGGACGCCGcgagcgcggctccggcggccgacggcgccgcggccgccccggcgGGAGCCGCTCCCGAGGCGgacccggccccggccgcggccgcgggggACACGGACGGAgccggcgcggccgcggccgaggagcagggccagggcggCGCCGCGCCCGGCGCGCAGGACGGCGGCGCCgacgccgcggccgccgccacGGAGGAGGCGGCCAAGCAGGAGGGCGCGGGAGAGTGAGTGCCAGGGGAACGTGGGTTTGCGTGGGGTGTCGGGGGGATCGTTCCCTGCGAGGATGTGGGATGGTTTTCCCAGCATCCctgaagtgtcccaggccaggctggagcaacctgggacagtggaggtgtccctgccgtggcaggagTGGCTTGGGATGATCCTTCGTGTACCTTCCCACCCAgcccattccatgattcccgTCCCAATCACCAAGATCTTCCCACAAACCTTCAAGCAAGTTCAAGGGAATTAATAATTTACTGGCAGCAGCCTAGGacagtggaggtgtccctgccgtggcaggagTGGCTTGGGATGATCCTTTGTGTACCTTCCCACCCAgcccattccatgattcccatCCCAATCACCAAGATCTTCCCACAAACCTTAAAGCAAGTTCAAGGGAATGAATAATTTACTGGGATcatcctgggacagtggaggtgtccctgccgtggcaggagTGGCTTGGGATGATGCTTCgtgtcccttcccacccagcccattccatgattcccatCCCAAGCACCAAGATCTTCCCACAAACCTTCAAGCAAGTTCAAGGGAATGAataatttactgggaacagcctgggacagtgggagctgTTGGATTGGGATGATCCTTCATGTCCTTTCCCACCCAgcccattccatgattcccatCCCAAACATCGAAGATCTTCCCACAAACCTTCAAGCAAGTTCAAGGGAATGAATAATTTactggcagcagcctgggacagtgggagctgTTGGATTGGGATGATCCTTCATGTCTCACTTCCCACCCAGCCCATTCCGTGATTCCCATCCCAAACATCCAAGATCTTCCCACAAACTTTAAAGCAAGTTCAAGGGAATGAATAATTTACTGGGATCATCTTGGGACAGTGGaggtgttcctgccatggcACGATTGGATTGGGATGATGCTTcatgtcccttcccacccagcccattccatgattcccatCCCAAACACCAAGATCTTCCCACAAACCTGTGGGAAGCACACTTAAATCAAGTTCTTCAAGGGAATGAATAATTtactgggagcagcctgggacagtgggaggtgtccctgcccgtggaaCTGGGTGGGCTTTACTGTCCCTTCCCATCCACCCCATTCCATGATGCCATGATAATTCATGGAAATAATGGAgtaattccatgattccatgataaTTCATGGAgtaattccatgattccatgataaTTCATGGAGTAATTCCATGGCTCCAAGATAATTCATGAAGCCTCAAGACTGTGCTGCAGTTTTTCATTTCTCAGCAGCATCAGTGACAAGATCATTCCATGGATTTTCCAGTATCTGTAAGAATTTCCCAGTGTGCCATTAAGGCACCTGTTTATGCTCCTTTTCCATGGATCTGTGCCATTGGTTAtcactggaagaaaataaaatactagagggatttttatctcttccagccaggattccttttttttaaataatgaaaactcTTTTATGTGGAAAATTATAACTTAGGATTTTTatcattcaaataaaaaaaaagaaatactgtgAAGGATTTTAGGCAGCAGGATGTAATTAAGGAGAAAAAGCCCATTTTTAAGCacttctttatatttttatataaaatattaatattcctGCTGAACTTCAGcattatatttttaagaataatttCTAGATATAACCTTAGCAGGCAGCCAATTGCAGGAGGGAAAGCTTTTGTCTCAATTATtgactttattattttttttacttggaGTTGCTATTTAGAAAACTCTTTCTGTGGTGGTTTTTGACTCTTCAGTGCCTCtaacttaggaaaaaaacatttaaacaataaaactcTTTTTGTTTTAGTGCTGCTGCAaagaaggaggatgaggatgccCAACCAGTTAAAAAAACCTACACGTGGAACACAAAGGAAGAGGCCAAACAAGCATTTAAAGAACTGttaaaagaaaaggtatttGGGCCAGTTATTAATGTTTTATTGCACTACAACACCTGGTTTTATTTCCGTTTTATTTGCCAGATTTTACTTGATTTTCTTGGGGAAGAACTCCTCACTCTTgaggaaatgaaggaaaagaacATGCCAGTGAAATGTTGTTTTAGCTTAAAAATcaaatgttcttttttcttttccccatggCTGATTTTAAGGAATTGTTCAGTGTTGGATGTTAATTCTAGGTCTGATTCATCCATAATTTCCTGTTTTCACAGCGAGTTCCATCCAATGCTTCCTGGGAGCAGGCCATGAAAATGATCATTAATGACCCCAGATACAGGTACTGAGTCCTTCTTTAATTCCACATTTAGGGAATTCCACAAATTTAGGGAATTTACTTCCAAAAAATCCAAAGTTCTGTTAGCAACAGATACTCCTGCACTTGTGCCATTGGCAGGGAATTGCCTTCCTTTCCTCCATAAGGAAATGCTTCCAACAGCTTCATTTTTATTGGGAAGGAGTGTGGAATTTTATCTTGATTTGGGGATTAAAATGTCCAGATTGATTTTATCTCAAATCTGAAGTATTCAAACCTGTTGCCTTTTGCTTTCTGGCTTTGATTTCCTTACtcaattttcttgttttctttttctactttttttgaTTGCTCTTGGTTTTTTggtgctcttttttttcctggtgttctgattttctttttttctttgttctgattttcttcttttgttctgattttatttcctttttttggttcagattttatttggttctgattttcttttttttttgtttgttctaattttctttgtttgttctgattttcttttttttttattttctttcctttttttggttctgattttattttgttctgatttccttttttttgtttgttctaattttctttgtttgttctgattttcttttttttattttctttcctttttttggttctgattttctttttattttgttctgattttcttttcttgttctgattttctttctttgttctgatttttttttttctgattttatttcctttttttggttctgattttattttgttctgatttccttttttttgttttctttcatttttttggttcttttttttttgttctgatttttgttctttttttgttctgatTCTCTTTTTTGTTCATTGCGATTCTATTCTCTTTTTTCATTCCAATTCTCCTTTTCATTCcaattctctttcttttttcattctgattttcctttaactttttcaaattttaatttttttccctgattttccttttctgattgtcttctcttcctgatttttttttttttttttaattaataaataacattgcactttcctttcctttcctgggAAGTGCTTTGGCAAAACTGAGTGAAAAGAAGCAGGCCTTTAATGCCTACAAAGTTCAGacagagaaggaggagaaggaagaagccAGATCCAAGTACAAGGAAGCCAAGGAATCCTTCCAGCGCTTCCTGGAAAACCACGAGAAGATGACATCCACCACCAGATACAAGTAAGAGACTTGGGATGAAAATCTGGGATTAAAATCCTCATGGGATGCACTGCTTGGAGTGGCATCCACTTCcatttttagatttttccttcctttagaaaaattcaaaagatatcacaaaaaaaaacaaaaacaaaaaccaacactTCCCAAGAGGGAAAATCAAGGAGAATTCCTATCAAAAGTGTTCCTGCTtggagcagagccctccctgATGTTGAGGGGAACCGATGGATAATTTAGtcaccaagaaataaaaatgaagttgtgtgttttttgtttgtcttgcccagaaaagctgaaCAGATGTTTGGGGAGATGGAAGTGTGGAATGCCATATCCGAGCGGGACCGGCTGGAGATTTATGAGGATGTTCTGTTTTTCCTGTCCAAGAAGGAGAAGGTAAATTCCCTCCAAATCCATCCAGCATCTCCTCACTTGTTCCTCAAACACCTCACATCTGTGCTTGAGGCTTTATGGCAGATAAACAGCAGCTTgtagggaaaatttgggggtttattGAGATTTATTCCTGCTGGTTTTACTGTGTGCTTTATTTCTGGGGGATTTTAATCAATCACATGATGGATTTTATTCTGATtcactgaaataataataagaTGGAAAAATTGTGCTGTTTTgtgtccagggatggggcttggagcaacctggtccctgtcccaggcaggaggttggaatgggatgagcttttaggaccattccaacccaaaccgcTCTAGAATTCCATGATTTTGTAGCAATTAAATATTACTCTCATATTTTCTTGGAGAGCACACTAGATATCTTCCATTTCTGTCCAAACCACCTCAAACTGAGCCcaaaaaagaaacttttccCCTCAGGAACAAGCCAAGCAGCTGCGGAAGAGGAACTGGGAAGCTCTGAAGAACATCCTGGATAACATGGCCAACGTCACCtactgcaccacctggtcagaGGCCCAGCAGTACCTCATGGACAACCCCACCTTTGCCGAGGATGAGGAGCTCCAGAGTATGGCCGTGGGCTCTGGAATTCTTTGGGGAGGAGGATTCTTCCTGACTTGGAAGGAATAACCtgatttttccccctcttctccCTGTGTTCTCGCTAGACATGGATAAGGAGGATGCCCTGATCTGTTTTGAGGAACATATCAGGGCCttggagaaagaggaggaggaagagaagcagaaaagtttgctgagggaaaggaggaggcaACGTAAAAACAGGGAATCTTTCCAGGTTGGTGGAATTTGGGATTCTGTCCTAAAAATCCCATGGGATATCATGGGTTATTCCacgtgggtttttttttattcctgaggGTTGATTCAAGGGGGTGTTTAAAGCCTCAGGTGTGGGGCTGTGGCATTTTCTCTGCTTGGAGAGCTGGAAAAGTAGGGAAAAATCAGAGGGAATAGGCCTGGATGGGAAAGAGATGCAGCGGGAACGTTTTAAGTGGTGGGGAAATgcaagagaacaaaaaaaggggatttttcaATCCTATTGGAACAAGAATGGAATTCCAGTTACCAAGCCAATCCATCCCAGCTGGGGCTCTGACATTTTCTCTACTTGGAGAGCTGGAAAAGTAGGGAGAAATCAGAGtgcaagaacaacaaaaaaaggggatttttcaATCCTATTGGAACAAGAATGGAATTCCAGTTACCAagccagtccatcccagttggGGCTGTGCATTTTCTCTGCTTGGAGAACtggaaaaatcagggaaaatcaGAGGGAATAGGCCTGGATGGGAAGGAGATGCAGCTGGAACGTTGTAGGTGGTGGGGAAATGCAGGAAGAACAACAAAAGGGGATTTTTCAATCCTGTGGGAATAAGAATGGAATTCCAGTTACCAAGCCAATCCATCCCAGCTGGTACCAGGGAGAAGCTGGAGGAATGGCTGAATTCCCTCGTGTTTTGCAGCTGTTTCTGGATGAGCTGCACGAGCACGGGCAGCTGCACTCCATGTCCTCCTGGATGGAATTGTACCCAGCCATCAGCTCCGACATCAGGTTCACCAGCATGCTCGGCCAGCCTGGTAAGGAGGGGAAATCCTGGGATTTGAGCAATTATTCCTGTTCCTCAGCACCTAAAAATGCTGCTCTGGGGTTAAACCTGACCTGTGCCTTAACTAAACCCTCCCTCAGGATCAACCGCACTTGACCTGTTCAAGTTTTACGTGGAGGATTTAAAAGCTCGTTACCACGATGAGAAGAAGATAATTAAAGACATCTTAAAGGTGAGCATTACCTGGCTCCTCCTTTCCCAtccaagggagctgggattTCCTTGGAATTGGAGGAATTCCCCATGTCCCTCACACCAAAGGAGCTGTTTTTTCCAGGATAAAGGATTTGTGGTGGAAGTGAACACTTCCTTTGAGGATTTTGTCACTGTCATCAGCTCCACTAAAAGAGCCACCACGTTGGATGCAGGGAACATCAAGCTGGCTTTCAACAGTGTAAGTATTAATTAAtacattaattaatttatttattgggATAGCTGGGTAATGAGGATGGAAAATCCCTTCTCCAAATACAAATTAGGATTTATTTTCTAACTAATTCCATAATTGAGGAATATTCTGTTATTTGGGGTTAACTCATTTCAgttgccaaaataaaaataaaccttaatCCGAGCAGTCAACATTCCTAAACTTGAGGAACTCTGGGATAGGAATTCAGTGATGCTCTCCTGTTTGTACATAAAAATTTCTCCTGATTTGGCTGGTTCTGCAATTTTGCATCATTTGATTTTCATCAACACCAATTCCATGCttggaaaaatacagaattgATTAATTATTGATGAAGTAATTTAATATCATAGCTGTTATTAATTAAGTACGGGAAAAGCAATTAATTTCCTTGTCATTTCTGAGTGATTCAGACACAACCGTGAGGGTGAAGTGTGCCGAAATCCCAGtaaatggaatttatttctgAGTGACTCCGACACGGCTGTGAGGGTGAAGTGTGCAGAAATCCCaataaatggaatttatttctgAGTGACTCCGACACGGCTGTGAGGGTGAAGTGTGCAGAAATCCCaataaatggaatttatttctgAGTGACTCCGACACGGCTGTGAGGGTGAAGTGTGCAGAAATCCCAATAAATGGaattctttcccttcccttggATCCCcgcagctgctggagaaggcGGAAgcgcgggagcgggagcgggagaaggaggaggcgcggaagatgaagaggaaggAATCAGCCTTCAAGAGCATGCTGAAACAAGCCACCCCCCCCATCGAGCTGGATGCTGTCTGGGAGGATGTAAGGATGAGAATCCCTTGGGAAAAACATTCCCGAATTCCCAGACAGCTCCCTGCTaatccctaaaaaaacccatctTCGCCAGCCtctccctggtcctgctggtggGGCTTCAAAACCCCGTAAACACCCGTGGTTCCTTCAGGAAAATTGGGTGGGAAAAGTTTCATCCTTTAGACACACAAACATCCTAaaagaactgggaaaaaaaaccccaaaaccccccaaaaaaatgccACAACCACCCCAAAGttaattgaaattatttagAAGTATAAACTTCGTCCTAGGTAAAATACCCTGGAGAATCTTTACTTTCCAAGgataatttatataaatatttgggggttttttaagcTTAAATGGaatgtgcagggaaagcagtGGGATTCTCCATGTTTCCATGAGTTAGAGCTTTCCTGAACGCTGGAAATTCGGGATTTGCTTGGAAATCTGGGATTGCAGGTTTAGCCTTGTAGCACTTCAGGGGCTTTTCAActggtaaaaataattttttaaaaaattattttttaaaattattcactttattttttcatttctctattattattcttatttttcttatttatttttatttatttttatttttacttttatgatttcttaatatttctattattattgtttttatttttccttatttattcagagttttagtttcatttttagTTCTTATTTAtgtcttatttttattattacttttattatgccttattatttttataaattaataattaatataattaattttcctgacagaTCAGAGACAGATTTGTGAAGGAACCAGCATTTGAAGACATCACCCTGGaatctgaaaggaaaaggatATTTAAGGATTTCCTTCATGTACTTGAGGTaattattcctttatttttgaaGTCATTGGacaacaaacaagaaaaattatttctacattgagtgggaaggggaaggatttaatgggatttttttcataaagtGGTATCAGGagattaatttgattttttcagCTCTCACACTTGGGGGTTTTGTTCCATTTCTCGCAGTTTGGAAGAATTTGAACTGaaattttgccttttaattCTATAATTTCCAATTAGACAGAGCAAGGGGTGGGTTTGGATCCAGGGAGCGGATCCATGGGAATCCAGGtgtttttccctgctcctggctgcctTTATTGCAGCTccaacatgccagcagtgcccatttTTAGGTATTTTGGCATGAAATGGTGATTGTGGAGTTTTTAACTTTTCCCAGCTTTTGTGGATGAGGAGAAACATCCCATCAGTTCTTTGGGATGTCTGTAGGACCTGATGAGGTGGTTCTGCCATGAAATGGTGATGATGGAATTTTTAACATTTCCCAGCTTTTCTGGATGAGGAGAAAGATCCCATCAGATTTTTGGGATGTGCTGTAGGAGCTGATGAGGTGGTTCTACCATGAAATGGTGATGATGGAGTTTTTAACATTTCCCAGCTTTTGTGGATGAGGAGAAAGATCCCATCAGAGTTTTGGGATGTGCTGTAGATGATGAGGTGGTTCTCCCATTGAATGAGGACAAAGATCCCATCAGTTTTTGGGATGtcactgccccatccctggagctgtccaaggccaggttggagcaccCCGCTCTGGGAAAGTTCTCCTTACCCAGGGTGGAACAAGCTGGGATTTTAGGGCCTTTCCAAGGccaatccctgctggaattccgAGCTCTCCCCTCCTTGCCTTGCCCACAGCACGAGTGTCAACACCACCACTCCAAGACCAAGAAACATTCGAAGAAATCCAAAAAACATCACCGGAAGCGCTCCCGTTCCCGCTCCGTGAgtatccctgcagcccctccctctgcactgATGGTGCTGGAATTCCCATTCCTGGTTGGAATGCCATGGAATTATTGACTGGGGTTCTCCCCTGGGCTATGTGTGAAGGGCTCGGAGTCCGAGGATGACGACAGCCACTCCAAGAAGAAGCGGCAGCGCTCGGAGTCGCGGTCGGTGTCGGAGCGTTCCTCCAGCGCCGAATCCGGTAcggggtgggatgggattggCTTTACACCAGCTGTGCTCTTCTCCTGTGGGATTTACCCACTGATTCCTGGGGGGTTTCTGtctccctgtggctgcagagaggagctACAAGAAGTCCAAAAAACACAAGAAGAAGAGCAAGAAGAGGAGGCACAAGTCGGTAAGTGGAGCCCAGTTTGCAGTTGGGTTATGGACAGCCTGGCACCTCAGCTGGATGCTCCTGGAGAAAAACTGGGATCAAGGTGGAGGGGGGAGCTGCCAAAATAACAACTCTGTAAACCACCTCAAACTGCTGAGTGTGGAGGGTTTAACTCCAGGTGAAGTTGCCTGAGCTGCCTAGCAAATCCAGGTGTTCTCCTTGctggggggagctgggaaggatcCCGGCCATTCCTTGTGCCTGCCTGAGTGTCAGGGTCGTGCTGGAAGCTCCGAGTTGCACAAGAGCAGCAAAAGCATCCAAAATGCAGCAAGAGCTTCACttctccctggcagggtgggcaggccctggcacagggtgcccagagcagctgtggctgcccctggatccctggaagtgcccaaggccaggctggacaaccTGGAGCAATCTGGGATGGGGGAAGGTGTCACTGCCCACGGCAgaggtggaatgggatgagacttaaagtcccttccaacttaaATCATTCCGTGATTCTACAATTCTTTAAATGGAAGTTGGACTTCAAAATATTCAACATTAATGTTCactattcccattttttttttttccccacaggatTCGCCAGAATCCGATGTGGAACGAGAGAAGgacaagaaagaaagagagagggacAGTGAGAAGGAAAGAGCCAGACAGAGATCCGAGTCCAAGCATAAATC includes:
- the PRPF40A gene encoding pre-mRNA-processing factor 40 homolog A, with the protein product MRPAAVDRASLMMGHPGMPHYPPMGMHPMGQRPPNMPPVPHGMMPQMMPPMGGPPMGQMPGMMQSVMPGMMMSHMSQAAMQPTVPPGVNSMDAQVGVTPPGTQTTHPVVSTVQQSSTSSSSAGEEHSKQKSTWTEHKSPDGRTYYYNTETKQSTWEKPDDLKTPAEQLLSKCPWKEYKSDSGKPYYYNSQTKESRWAKPKELEDLEAMIKAEENSTKPEDAAAASAAAGDAASAAPAADGAAAAPAGAAPEADPAPAAAAGDTDGAGAAAAEEQGQGGAAPGAQDGGADAAAAATEEAAKQEGAGDAAAKKEDEDAQPVKKTYTWNTKEEAKQAFKELLKEKRVPSNASWEQAMKMIINDPRYSALAKLSEKKQAFNAYKVQTEKEEKEEARSKYKEAKESFQRFLENHEKMTSTTRYKKAEQMFGEMEVWNAISERDRLEIYEDVLFFLSKKEKEQAKQLRKRNWEALKNILDNMANVTYCTTWSEAQQYLMDNPTFAEDEELQNMDKEDALICFEEHIRALEKEEEEEKQKSLLRERRRQRKNRESFQLFLDELHEHGQLHSMSSWMELYPAISSDIRFTSMLGQPGSTALDLFKFYVEDLKARYHDEKKIIKDILKDKGFVVEVNTSFEDFVTVISSTKRATTLDAGNIKLAFNSLLEKAEAREREREKEEARKMKRKESAFKSMLKQATPPIELDAVWEDIRDRFVKEPAFEDITLESERKRIFKDFLHVLEHECQHHHSKTKKHSKKSKKHHRKRSRSRSGSESEDDDSHSKKKRQRSESRSVSERSSSAESERSYKKSKKHKKKSKKRRHKSDSPESDVEREKDKKERERDSEKERARQRSESKHKSPTKKRPGKDSGNWDTSGSELSEGELEKQRRTLLEQLDEDQ